AAGTTGAGTTGTACGTCGAACAAGCTGCAAAGCGTCAAGGCCGTGAGTTACGCCCTGAAAGCGCACCAGAGCGTGGCGGTTACTACCGCTCTGACCACTTCAGCTTAGCTAAATTTGGTGTTCCTGCTGTTTATGGCGGCGGCGGTACCGAGCTTCGTGATGATGCTGATAAAGAAGCCGCTGAAAAGTGGAGCAAAATGCGTGGCGAGTGTTATCACGCTCTATGCGACGAATACCAAGAAGACTGGGTATGGCAAGCCGCTCTTGATGATGTCCGCATCTTCTTTGAAGCAGGTTACCTGCTGAGCAACTCTGAAAACTTCCCGAACTGGTACGAAGGTACTGAGTTTAGAAGTATTCGTGACCAAAGCATGAAACAAAAATAGTAAGACTTGTCAGTGAGGGAATCTTCTCTCACTGGCACTCCCTATAAGCCTTAAAACAAAGGCTTTGCAAAGCACAAAGGATTGACATAGTATGCCATTAGGAGGGCGTGTTATTAAAAACCTACGATCATTATCTCTAGTATTTATTGTCAGCCTTCTGTTCGCTGCACAGCTCTTTGCGGCTTCAAGCTCACTCTCTCCTATTATTGAACTCAACAATTACTGGACGCTATGCATTAAGCATGATGATAAAAGTGTCGAGTGTGATACACAAAATACCGTTGGTTCGATTGAAAGTAATTTTGAAAATTTTGATGGTATTGCCATCTACAAAACCGACTTTAGTCTTGAAGAGTCGCACCAAGATACCCCATTAACACTTTATATTCCTCATCTTCGAGATGCCGACATTGTGTTTCTCAATGGTTATCACATTGCTCAAACCGGCCAGTTTCCTCCAGAGTTTGAGAAAGCGACGTTATACTCTCGCGCCTATCCACTGCCGAGCTCAAAACTTAAGTATGGCAGCAACCGCAATAACGAGCTTGTCATTAGCGTCTACAACCACGCCCGCCAAGGTGGCCTAAGTAGCGGCATACCTGTAATCAAAAGTTCTCAGACGATTACTGATGAGCAGGTTGCAGCTGAAGGCCTACTGATGTTTTACGTCGGCATCATGTTAATCATCGCCGCAGTACAAGGATTTTATTTTGCGGCCCAACCGCAGAATAAAGACCATTTATACTTCGGCTTGTTCTGTGTTTTTGAAGCCATATATATTATGACGTACTCGCACTTCGCGTTTACCTCAGGCATTCATCTCAACATTATTTTTAGAGCCAATATATTGCTATTTGGGTTATTAACGCTGCTCTTCTTTATGTTTATGACCGCTTTTTTCAAACGCCGCGTTTCACCCTGGTTTAAAATTCCTCTCATCAGCTTTCTAGTACTTTACTGCTTAAGCTCGGTCTTCATTAATATTGACTATATCTATCACCTAGTACATCTATTACAAGCAGTCAGTGTTCTCGTGTTGATCCCTTTTTATGTGTTCTTGTTTTATCGGGCTATCAAAGAAAAGCTTCCTTA
The DNA window shown above is from Kangiella marina and carries:
- a CDS encoding diguanylate cyclase, producing the protein MPLGGRVIKNLRSLSLVFIVSLLFAAQLFAASSSLSPIIELNNYWTLCIKHDDKSVECDTQNTVGSIESNFENFDGIAIYKTDFSLEESHQDTPLTLYIPHLRDADIVFLNGYHIAQTGQFPPEFEKATLYSRAYPLPSSKLKYGSNRNNELVISVYNHARQGGLSSGIPVIKSSQTITDEQVAAEGLLMFYVGIMLIIAAVQGFYFAAQPQNKDHLYFGLFCVFEAIYIMTYSHFAFTSGIHLNIIFRANILLFGLLTLLFFMFMTAFFKRRVSPWFKIPLISFLVLYCLSSVFINIDYIYHLVHLLQAVSVLVLIPFYVFLFYRAIKEKLPYAKLMATTLATFILAVLFDFLVDLQLLPAFMNQLEGLVSPIFLIAIFTALTLILIHKHWLYYHNATYDYLTNCLRRSAFIERLNEELHRIHRSDNTLVLALLDLDNFKQINDQYNHIMGDNILRAVATRTSDALREFDLLGRYGGDEFILAAEVSGQRDAAQLLKRVHSSITETPIVDNGKGALSVMVTIGGVTTDPNIPVTAEELIEAADEILIKGKVKQKGRVHI